In the genome of Rhodoferax fermentans, one region contains:
- the folC gene encoding bifunctional tetrahydrofolate synthase/dihydrofolate synthase, translating to MTHSFDTLNDWLAYCEQLHPTAIDMTLERVRTVAERMTIRLNCPVITVAGTNGKGSTCAMLEAILRQAGYRTGVYTSPHLVHFEERLRLNGEPVKAAELVAAFADVERARCKKGDEVSLTYFEFSTLAILHVMRQHPLDVVVLEVGLGGRLDAVNIIEPDCAIITSVDLDHMALLGDDREAIGYEKAGIMRTGKPVIVSDPVPPQSVLDRALEVEADLWRVGVDFNVSGDKQQWGWAGRGRRFAGLAYPALRGANQLLNAAGVLSALTALRERLPVSAQSVRAGLLMADLPGRFQIVPGQPTLVLDVAHNPHAVAALTANLDAMGYFPTTHAVFGAMADKDLATMLARIGPVIDKWYFTDLPTERALSGAELLQRWQAQNTRKDASASVHSDPEAALQAALAGADPADRIVVFGSFYTVGGVLKDGVPRLAARHLPTS from the coding sequence ATGACACATTCCTTTGACACCCTCAATGACTGGCTTGCGTACTGCGAGCAACTCCACCCGACCGCCATCGACATGACTCTGGAGCGTGTTCGCACGGTGGCCGAGCGCATGACCATCCGCCTGAACTGCCCGGTGATCACTGTGGCCGGCACCAACGGCAAGGGCTCGACCTGTGCCATGCTGGAGGCCATTTTGCGGCAGGCCGGTTACCGCACCGGCGTCTACACCTCGCCCCACCTGGTGCACTTTGAAGAGCGCCTGCGGCTCAATGGCGAGCCCGTCAAAGCTGCAGAATTGGTAGCGGCTTTTGCTGATGTGGAAAGGGCTAGGTGCAAAAAAGGCGATGAAGTGTCGCTGACCTACTTCGAGTTTTCCACCCTGGCCATCCTGCATGTGATGCGGCAGCACCCGCTGGATGTGGTGGTTCTGGAAGTGGGCCTGGGTGGGCGCCTGGATGCCGTCAACATCATCGAGCCCGACTGCGCCATCATCACCAGCGTCGACCTGGACCACATGGCCTTGCTGGGTGACGACCGCGAGGCCATTGGTTACGAGAAGGCCGGCATCATGCGCACCGGCAAACCGGTGATTGTGAGTGATCCGGTGCCGCCGCAAAGTGTGTTGGACCGCGCGCTGGAGGTCGAGGCGGATCTGTGGCGTGTTGGCGTGGACTTCAATGTGTCCGGCGACAAACAACAATGGGGCTGGGCTGGGCGTGGGCGGCGTTTTGCCGGGCTGGCCTACCCGGCGCTGCGTGGTGCCAACCAGCTGCTCAACGCCGCTGGTGTGTTGTCGGCGCTGACCGCGTTGCGGGAGCGTTTGCCAGTGAGTGCACAGTCGGTGCGCGCCGGTTTGTTGATGGCCGATTTGCCCGGGCGTTTTCAGATTGTGCCGGGCCAGCCCACCCTGGTGCTGGACGTGGCGCACAACCCGCATGCGGTGGCAGCGCTCACTGCCAACCTGGACGCCATGGGGTATTTCCCGACCACCCATGCGGTCTTTGGCGCGATGGCCGACAAGGACCTGGCCACCATGCTGGCACGTATTGGCCCGGTCATCGACAAGTGGTATTTCACCGACTTGCCGACCGAACGTGCGCTGTCTGGGGCCGAGCTGTTGCAGCGCTGGCAAGCCCAGAACACCCGCAAAGACGCCAGTGCCAGCGTGCACTCCGACCCCGAGGCGGCTCTGCAGGCGGCCCTGGCTGGCGCCGACCCCGCTGATAGAATTGTTGTCTTCGGGTCGTTTTACACCGTGGGCGGCGTCTTGAAAGACGGCGTGCCCCGACTGGCCGCCAGGCATCTGCCCACCTCCTGA
- a CDS encoding ArsC family reductase: MAGMKNTAPSSSTVNVYGIPNCDTVKKARTWLTDQGVEVQFHDFKKQGVPADLLPGWLAAIGWETLVNRKGTTWRKLDETTRAAVVDDASATALMLANPSVIKRPVVVWADGAVSVGFTAEAFAGRV, translated from the coding sequence ATGGCGGGCATGAAAAACACCGCCCCCTCCTCCTCGACCGTCAACGTGTACGGCATTCCCAACTGCGACACCGTCAAAAAAGCCCGCACCTGGCTCACCGACCAGGGTGTGGAGGTCCAGTTCCACGACTTCAAGAAGCAAGGTGTGCCTGCAGACCTGTTGCCAGGCTGGCTCGCGGCCATTGGCTGGGAAACCCTGGTCAACCGCAAAGGCACCACCTGGCGCAAGCTCGATGAAACCACGCGCGCTGCCGTGGTGGACGATGCGTCGGCTACGGCGCTGATGCTGGCGAATCCGAGTGTGATCAAACGCCCTGTGGTGGTGTGGGCCGATGGCGCGGTCAGCGTGGGATTTACGGCGGAAGCGTTTGCTGGGCGGGTGTGA
- a CDS encoding pyrimidine/purine nucleoside phosphorylase translates to MTTTHIDNVNVATKANVYFDGKCVSHSFTEADGSKKSIGVILPATLTFNTGAPEIMECVAGSCEYKLDGTNVWVKSSEGEKFSVPGNSKFQIRVTEGFEAYHYICSFV, encoded by the coding sequence ATGACCACCACCCATATCGACAACGTGAACGTCGCCACCAAAGCCAATGTGTACTTTGACGGCAAATGTGTCAGCCACAGTTTCACCGAGGCCGACGGCAGCAAAAAGTCGATCGGCGTGATCCTACCGGCCACCCTCACCTTCAACACTGGCGCGCCCGAGATCATGGAATGTGTGGCGGGCAGCTGTGAGTACAAACTCGACGGCACCAATGTCTGGGTCAAGTCGTCCGAGGGCGAGAAGTTCAGCGTGCCTGGCAACAGCAAGTTCCAGATCCGGGTGACCGAAGGGTTTGAGGCGTACCACTACATCTGCAGCTTCGTCTAA
- the argG gene encoding argininosuccinate synthase — protein sequence MSNTILQNIPVGQKVGIAFSGGLDTSAALHWMKLKGALPYAYTANLGQPDESDYDEIPRKAMTYGAEKARLIDCRQQLAAEGLAALQSGAFHISTAGVTYFNTTPLGRAVTGTMLVAAMKEDDVNIWGDGSTFKGNDIERFYRYGLLTNPALKIYKPWLDQAFIDELGGRAEMSAFMTAHGFGYKMSAEKAYSTDSNMLGATHEAKDLENLNSGIRIVNPIMGVPFWKDDCVVKAEEVSVTFEEGRPVALNGVEYPDLVSLFLEANRIGGRHGLGMSDQIENRIIEAKSRGIYEAPGLALLFIAYERLVTGIHNEDTIEQYRKSGRKLGRLLYQGRWFDSQAIMLRETAQRWVASAITGTVTLELRRGNDYSLLNTESPNLTYAPERLSMEKVEDAPFSPLDRIGQLTMRNLDITDTRAKLGIYAKAGLLELGKGEDFLKLGK from the coding sequence ATGTCTAACACCATTCTGCAGAACATCCCCGTCGGCCAAAAGGTTGGTATCGCTTTTTCGGGCGGACTCGACACCAGCGCCGCCTTGCACTGGATGAAGCTCAAGGGCGCCCTGCCCTACGCCTACACCGCCAACCTGGGCCAGCCCGACGAGTCGGACTACGACGAGATCCCACGCAAGGCGATGACCTACGGCGCTGAAAAAGCCCGCCTGATCGACTGCCGCCAGCAGCTCGCTGCCGAAGGCCTGGCCGCCCTGCAAAGCGGTGCCTTCCACATCAGCACCGCTGGTGTGACCTACTTCAACACCACCCCGCTGGGCCGCGCGGTGACCGGCACCATGCTGGTGGCGGCCATGAAAGAGGACGACGTCAACATCTGGGGCGACGGCAGCACCTTCAAAGGCAACGACATCGAGCGCTTCTACCGCTACGGCCTGCTGACCAACCCGGCACTCAAAATCTACAAACCCTGGCTGGACCAGGCCTTCATCGACGAACTAGGTGGCCGCGCTGAAATGTCAGCCTTCATGACCGCGCACGGTTTTGGTTACAAGATGAGTGCCGAAAAGGCCTACAGCACCGACTCCAACATGCTCGGCGCCACCCACGAAGCCAAAGACCTGGAAAACCTCAACAGCGGCATCCGCATCGTCAACCCGATCATGGGTGTGCCGTTCTGGAAAGACGACTGCGTGGTCAAAGCCGAAGAAGTGAGCGTGACCTTTGAAGAAGGCCGCCCGGTGGCGCTTAACGGTGTGGAATACCCCGATCTGGTCAGCCTGTTCCTGGAAGCCAACCGCATTGGTGGCCGCCACGGCCTGGGCATGAGCGACCAGATCGAGAACCGCATCATCGAAGCCAAGAGCCGCGGCATCTACGAAGCCCCCGGCCTGGCCCTGCTGTTCATCGCCTACGAGCGCCTGGTCACCGGCATCCACAACGAAGACACCATCGAACAATACCGCAAGAGTGGCCGCAAACTCGGCCGCCTGCTGTACCAAGGCCGCTGGTTCGACAGCCAGGCCATCATGCTGCGCGAAACCGCCCAACGCTGGGTGGCCAGCGCCATCACCGGCACCGTCACACTCGAACTGCGCCGTGGCAACGACTACAGCCTGCTCAACACCGAAAGCCCCAACCTGACCTACGCACCCGAGCGCCTGAGCATGGAAAAGGTCGAAGACGCACCTTTCAGCCCGCTCGACCGAATTGGTCAACTGACCATGCGCAACCTGGACATCACCGACACCCGCGCCAAACTCGGCATTTATGCCAAGGCCGGGTTGCTGGAGCTGGGCAAGGGGGAGGACTTTTTGAAGTTGGGCAAATAA
- a CDS encoding BRO-N domain-containing protein: MKKATFPAEPANHVAVFQETTIRRVWHNSEWWFSVVDVVGVLTDSADPRQYMKKMRSRDPSLDANWGTTCTPLALKASDGKMRETNCANTEGLFRIIQSIPSPKAEPFKRWLAQVGYERVKEIENPELASARARELYQAKGYPQAWIEKRLRSISVRGELTDEWKARGVAEGREYSILTAEIARATFGVTPTEHSQLKGLDSVKTGNNLRDHMTDLELIFTMLGEASTTEIARRSDAMGFDENRTSAKEGGKIAGNARKALEAKTGKKVVSKANYLSVPGASDLLEHALPTEPTKSKPRVRIKPPKGSAA; the protein is encoded by the coding sequence ATGAAGAAAGCCACATTTCCTGCCGAGCCAGCGAACCATGTCGCGGTTTTTCAAGAAACCACCATTCGCCGTGTTTGGCACAACTCGGAATGGTGGTTTTCGGTTGTGGATGTGGTGGGGGTGTTGACCGACTCGGCGGACCCACGGCAGTACATGAAGAAGATGCGCAGCCGCGACCCATCACTGGATGCCAACTGGGGTACAACTTGTACCCCCCTTGCGCTAAAGGCATCGGATGGCAAGATGCGCGAAACCAACTGCGCCAACACCGAAGGTCTGTTTCGGATCATCCAGTCTATCCCGTCACCCAAGGCAGAGCCGTTCAAGCGCTGGCTGGCGCAAGTGGGTTACGAGCGAGTCAAAGAGATCGAAAACCCCGAGCTGGCCAGTGCCCGTGCCCGCGAGCTGTACCAGGCCAAGGGCTACCCACAGGCGTGGATTGAGAAGAGGCTGCGCTCCATCTCGGTGCGTGGTGAGTTGACCGACGAGTGGAAGGCGCGTGGCGTGGCTGAAGGCAGAGAGTATTCGATCCTGACCGCTGAAATCGCCCGTGCTACTTTTGGCGTGACACCGACCGAACACAGCCAGCTTAAAGGACTGGATTCGGTCAAGACCGGCAACAACCTGCGCGACCATATGACCGATCTGGAGCTGATCTTTACCATGTTGGGCGAGGCCAGCACCACCGAGATTGCCCGACGCAGCGATGCCATGGGCTTTGATGAGAACCGCACTTCTGCCAAAGAAGGCGGAAAGATTGCTGGCAACGCCCGCAAAGCGTTGGAGGCCAAAACGGGTAAAAAGGTGGTGAGCAAAGCCAACTACCTTTCGGTGCCTGGTGCGTCCGATTTGCTGGAGCACGCATTGCCCACCGAGCCCACAAAGTCAAAGCCCCGTGTCCGTATCAAGCCACCCAAAGGCAGCGCAGCGTAA
- a CDS encoding DUF1016 N-terminal domain-containing protein yields the protein MHAFGDAWPDAEFVQAVLAQWPWYRQLALLDKLSASEDCRWYVAQAIEYNWVPTSKPVSPSLSRFWLLSG from the coding sequence ATGCATGCTTTTGGCGATGCGTGGCCGGATGCGGAATTTGTACAAGCGGTGCTTGCACAATGGCCTTGGTACCGCCAGTTGGCACTGCTGGACAAGTTGTCCGCATCCGAAGATTGCCGCTGGTATGTGGCACAGGCTATTGAGTACAACTGGGTACCAACGTCGAAGCCAGTTTCCCCAAGCCTCAGTCGGTTCTGGCTCCTGAGTGGCTGA
- a CDS encoding type ISP restriction/modification enzyme, with translation MFSVALDHYRGSFGGRVFPLWADNHGSVSNISATVLARLQDQIGQPVSAEDLFAYIAAIAAHPGYIRRFATDLATPGLRIPLTADPALFTEAVTLGRRVIWLHTFGERFVDATQQCPAGPPRLPDGRRPQVPAGGAIPNTPEGMPDEMTYSPDQQRLTVGQGYIEPVPKAVWDYEVSGKQVLVQWFSYRRKTRERPQIGDRRSPSPLGDIQPDHWLPEYTTELLNVLNVLGLLVDLEPQAEDLLTRICAGALVTQQTLASAGAFFPAGHSPAGAIEQVTLPGFDLPEG, from the coding sequence TTGTTCAGCGTTGCCTTAGACCATTACAGGGGGTCGTTTGGTGGACGAGTGTTCCCTCTTTGGGCGGACAACCACGGAAGTGTCTCCAACATCAGTGCCACGGTGTTGGCGCGCCTTCAGGATCAAATTGGCCAACCAGTGAGCGCCGAAGATCTGTTCGCCTACATCGCCGCCATCGCGGCCCATCCCGGGTACATACGACGGTTCGCGACGGATCTAGCCACGCCTGGCCTGCGCATCCCGCTCACCGCCGACCCGGCGCTGTTCACTGAAGCGGTGACCCTGGGGCGGCGCGTCATCTGGTTGCACACCTTTGGCGAGCGCTTCGTGGACGCTACCCAGCAGTGCCCCGCCGGCCCGCCTCGCCTGCCTGATGGACGCCGACCGCAGGTGCCCGCGGGGGGCGCCATCCCGAACACACCCGAAGGCATGCCGGATGAGATGACCTATTCCCCGGACCAGCAGCGCCTGACTGTGGGCCAGGGCTACATCGAGCCGGTGCCGAAAGCCGTGTGGGACTACGAGGTCTCCGGCAAGCAGGTGCTGGTGCAGTGGTTCAGCTATCGGCGCAAGACGCGTGAGCGCCCCCAGATTGGTGACCGCCGCTCGCCATCGCCGTTGGGCGATATCCAGCCAGACCACTGGTTGCCCGAATACACGACCGAATTGCTGAACGTGCTCAACGTCCTGGGCTTGTTGGTGGATCTGGAACCCCAGGCAGAGGACTTACTCACACGCATCTGTGCTGGTGCACTTGTGACGCAGCAAACGTTGGCGTCGGCTGGTGCCTTTTTTCCTGCTGGGCATTCTCCGGCTGGCGCGATCGAGCAGGTTACGCTACCTGGATTCGATTTGCCCGAGGGCTGA
- a CDS encoding IS5 family transposase, which produces MKQQTLAMAEQQSFETYRKPTRRDEFLKTMEVIVPWAALCEVIEPFYPKAGNGRPPIGLERMLRIHFIQHWFNLADLACEEALYDSVSLRRFVGIDLGRESVPDATTVLNFRKLLNKHKLGQALFAQVGAVLQSKGFKLNTGTIVDATIIGAPSSTKNANKARDPDMHQTRKGQQWYFGMKLHIGVDSQSGLAHHAVVTAANVHDKHPLPSLLHGKEQRVYGDSAYASQKELIRSAAPKAKDFTNQRSRRSGVVDEGIRAKNRNKSKIRSRVEHVFAVVKRLWGFGKVRYRGLQKNATRAFTALALANIYLCRQRLMAQVRP; this is translated from the coding sequence ATGAAACAACAAACTCTGGCCATGGCCGAACAACAAAGCTTTGAGACCTACCGCAAGCCCACGCGGCGCGATGAGTTCTTGAAGACCATGGAAGTCATCGTTCCCTGGGCCGCTCTGTGCGAAGTCATCGAGCCGTTTTACCCCAAGGCCGGTAATGGGCGTCCCCCCATCGGGCTTGAGCGTATGCTGCGCATCCACTTCATCCAGCACTGGTTCAACCTGGCAGACCTGGCCTGTGAAGAAGCTCTGTACGACAGCGTGAGCCTGCGTCGCTTCGTGGGCATTGACCTGGGGCGTGAATCTGTGCCGGACGCCACCACGGTGTTGAACTTTCGCAAACTCCTCAACAAGCACAAACTTGGCCAAGCCCTGTTTGCCCAAGTAGGCGCTGTCTTGCAAAGCAAGGGCTTCAAGCTCAACACCGGCACCATTGTGGACGCCACCATCATTGGTGCACCGAGTTCCACCAAGAATGCGAATAAGGCGCGCGACCCGGACATGCACCAAACCCGCAAGGGCCAACAGTGGTACTTTGGCATGAAGTTGCACATCGGTGTGGACAGCCAAAGTGGTCTGGCCCACCATGCGGTGGTCACAGCAGCCAACGTGCATGACAAACACCCACTGCCCAGTTTGTTGCATGGCAAGGAGCAACGCGTCTATGGCGACAGTGCCTACGCCAGCCAGAAGGAGCTGATCCGCAGTGCAGCACCCAAGGCCAAAGACTTCACCAACCAGCGCAGTCGCCGCTCTGGTGTGGTCGATGAAGGCATTCGCGCCAAGAACCGCAACAAATCCAAGATCCGCTCACGCGTGGAGCATGTATTTGCTGTGGTCAAGCGCCTGTGGGGCTTTGGCAAGGTGCGTTACCGTGGGTTGCAGAAGAACGCCACGCGGGCGTTTACTGCTTTGGCGCTGGCCAACATCTATCTCTGCCGACAAAGGCTGATGGCACAGGTGCGTCCATGA
- a CDS encoding type ISP restriction/modification enzyme — protein sequence MKDLTVEHAVAEFGAMAKAKLDNPSATGEPEDQLRAPFELLLSRLAVLAGFKVTNVVAVGETSLSEIRTRPDYAVTVHGALAGFVELKAPGKGADPRKFKGAHDKAQWAKLSSLPNLIFCDGNSFSLWRNGELSHPIVRLDGDIETSGDELLPDKGLVELFELFLRWQPKPPSSAKELAEVSARLCRLLRDEVTEALGRKFEALTSLATDWRGLLFPHASDKQFADGYAQAVTFGLLMARARGITIGNDLHKVADELKDSASLIGAALQLLTDSKETRQELQTALQTLERVLDAVNWAKISKGKSDAWLYFYEDFLETYDNDLRKATGSYYTPPQVVTAMVSLVDQALRGPGFDLPRGLGTESVTVADPATGTGTYLLGVLRHLAQQVENDEGAGAVPGAVEAALRRLIAFELQLGPFAVAQLRVLAEVQTLTGAPPRTAPQMYVTDTLGNPNDDGGAFPGFTAAIGQQRKAANRVKREQPITVIIGNPPYKDKAKGLGGWVEGDERAKGAYAPLDDWQPPKAWGLGVHSKHLRNLYIYFWRWAARKVFEELPGQQPGGGSGIVSFITAAGFLSGPGFERMRQSLRQTCHQIWVIDCSPEGYQPEVSTRIFQGVQQPICIVMATRWRETGQAEKPLAQVRWRALPAGHRKDKLAALQQLRLDGPDWQQCPQDDRAPFLPTAAGAWADFVSLEKLFDYDGSGVMPGRTWVIAPDADSLVRRWKVLQAAKPEDKERLFHPHMRGGKLGDKHVGKIVEKPLAGMPPKLVSVADDNSAPLTPIRYGYRSFDRQWILPDSRLINQANPKLWLWRSDKQISFTALMVKSPTNGPALTITSAISDLGQH from the coding sequence TTGAAAGACTTGACTGTTGAGCATGCTGTCGCCGAATTTGGAGCGATGGCCAAAGCCAAGCTGGACAACCCGTCCGCGACTGGTGAGCCGGAAGATCAATTACGTGCGCCATTTGAGCTGCTCTTATCTCGCCTAGCTGTATTGGCCGGCTTCAAGGTCACCAATGTGGTGGCGGTGGGCGAAACATCACTTTCAGAAATCCGCACCCGACCTGACTACGCCGTCACGGTGCACGGAGCGCTGGCCGGATTCGTCGAACTCAAAGCGCCGGGCAAGGGCGCCGACCCCCGCAAGTTCAAAGGGGCTCATGACAAAGCGCAGTGGGCCAAACTGTCATCACTGCCCAATCTAATCTTCTGCGATGGCAACAGCTTCAGCCTTTGGCGCAACGGCGAACTGTCGCATCCCATCGTGCGCCTGGATGGCGATATCGAAACCTCTGGCGACGAGCTGTTGCCCGACAAGGGTCTGGTGGAGTTGTTCGAGTTGTTCCTGCGATGGCAACCGAAGCCACCGTCAAGCGCGAAGGAATTGGCCGAGGTCAGCGCGCGACTTTGTCGTCTTTTACGCGATGAAGTTACAGAGGCCTTAGGTAGAAAATTCGAGGCGCTAACTTCGCTGGCTACGGACTGGCGGGGCTTGCTTTTCCCGCATGCGAGCGACAAACAGTTTGCCGATGGTTATGCCCAAGCCGTCACCTTCGGTTTGCTGATGGCTCGCGCCCGTGGAATCACCATTGGAAACGATCTGCACAAGGTCGCCGACGAGTTGAAAGACAGCGCCTCGCTAATCGGCGCCGCTCTGCAACTGCTTACCGACAGCAAGGAAACTCGGCAAGAACTACAAACCGCCCTGCAAACGCTGGAGCGAGTGCTCGATGCCGTCAATTGGGCCAAGATCAGCAAAGGCAAGTCCGACGCTTGGCTGTACTTCTATGAAGACTTTCTAGAAACCTACGACAACGACCTCCGTAAGGCGACCGGCTCTTACTACACGCCGCCGCAAGTCGTCACGGCTATGGTGTCCCTGGTGGACCAGGCCTTGCGGGGACCAGGCTTCGATTTGCCACGGGGCTTAGGCACCGAAAGCGTCACCGTGGCTGACCCAGCTACCGGCACCGGCACCTACCTGCTCGGCGTGTTGCGCCACCTGGCGCAACAAGTGGAGAACGACGAAGGCGCTGGTGCCGTGCCGGGCGCCGTCGAGGCGGCGTTGCGCCGGCTGATCGCGTTTGAATTACAACTAGGTCCATTCGCTGTGGCCCAACTGCGCGTGCTCGCCGAGGTCCAGACCCTTACCGGCGCGCCACCGAGAACTGCGCCGCAGATGTACGTGACTGACACCTTAGGCAACCCGAACGACGATGGCGGTGCTTTCCCCGGATTCACCGCCGCTATCGGACAGCAACGCAAAGCCGCGAATCGGGTTAAGCGCGAACAGCCCATTACGGTGATCATCGGCAATCCTCCTTACAAAGACAAAGCCAAGGGTTTGGGCGGCTGGGTTGAAGGCGACGAGCGCGCGAAAGGTGCCTATGCACCTCTAGACGATTGGCAACCACCGAAAGCTTGGGGTCTGGGCGTTCACTCTAAACATCTTCGTAACCTCTATATCTATTTCTGGCGCTGGGCAGCCCGCAAAGTGTTTGAGGAACTGCCGGGCCAGCAGCCGGGCGGCGGCAGTGGCATCGTGTCCTTCATCACCGCGGCGGGTTTTCTCAGCGGCCCGGGTTTTGAGCGCATGCGTCAATCGTTGCGCCAGACCTGCCATCAGATTTGGGTCATCGACTGTTCACCCGAAGGGTATCAACCCGAAGTGTCGACTCGTATCTTTCAGGGCGTTCAGCAACCCATCTGCATCGTTATGGCGACGCGTTGGCGCGAAACTGGGCAGGCTGAAAAACCGCTGGCCCAGGTGCGCTGGCGCGCCCTACCTGCCGGCCACCGCAAAGACAAGCTGGCCGCTTTGCAGCAGCTGCGGCTGGACGGGCCGGACTGGCAGCAATGTCCGCAAGATGATCGCGCGCCGTTTCTACCAACTGCCGCCGGAGCGTGGGCTGACTTTGTATCGCTTGAGAAGTTATTTGACTACGACGGATCGGGTGTCATGCCGGGGCGCACCTGGGTGATCGCCCCAGATGCCGACTCGTTGGTCCGGCGGTGGAAGGTGCTGCAGGCAGCTAAACCAGAAGACAAGGAGAGATTGTTCCACCCGCATATGCGTGGAGGCAAGCTTGGCGACAAGCATGTAGGAAAAATCGTTGAAAAGCCGCTTGCAGGTATGCCGCCGAAACTGGTCAGCGTGGCGGATGACAACAGCGCCCCGCTTACACCTATTCGTTACGGTTACCGTTCGTTTGACAGGCAATGGATCCTGCCGGACTCCAGGCTTATCAATCAGGCGAACCCCAAACTCTGGCTGTGGCGATCTGATAAGCAAATCTCCTTCACTGCATTGATGGTCAAATCGCCAACCAACGGACCGGCGCTCACTATCACATCTGCGATCTCTGACTTAGGGCAACACTGA
- a CDS encoding nuclease-related domain-containing protein gives MLIKSADDKSKRLALLEDLQQSSLLDTRQKDWLRDELRRCKAGMEGERAAAFYLDGHYKDGQNNVLLHDLRFLVDGEVAQIDHLVINRTGYMVLIETKNYSGDLEVNAHGEFTVRYGRDRYGIPSPYEQSRRHARILGKLLERLEISTRTDKLPEFHNVVMMHPQAIFERPDPKAFDTSFLIKADQFPSWHEKLVDGIGTGGIFKALFNVRSPDTIKEWGEKLKRQHRPADLLALPDFMQPKPHLAQVAQIPKPAAPAPIAAPAAAAPVDADASLAKKLICAHCRAKISFPEGKFCWAKAERFGGLQYCREHQGLFA, from the coding sequence ATGCTGATCAAATCAGCCGACGACAAAAGCAAGCGCCTTGCGCTGCTGGAAGACCTGCAACAGTCCAGCCTGCTGGACACCCGCCAAAAAGACTGGCTACGCGACGAACTGCGCCGCTGCAAAGCTGGAATGGAAGGTGAACGCGCAGCCGCCTTTTACCTTGATGGGCATTACAAAGACGGCCAAAACAATGTGTTGTTGCACGACCTGCGGTTTCTTGTTGATGGCGAAGTGGCCCAGATAGACCACCTGGTCATCAACCGCACCGGCTACATGGTGCTGATCGAGACCAAGAACTACTCGGGCGACCTGGAAGTCAACGCCCATGGCGAATTCACCGTGCGCTATGGGCGCGACCGTTACGGCATCCCATCCCCCTACGAGCAAAGCCGCCGCCACGCGCGCATCCTGGGTAAGCTGCTGGAGCGGCTGGAGATCAGCACCCGCACCGACAAGCTGCCCGAGTTTCACAACGTGGTCATGATGCACCCCCAAGCCATCTTTGAGCGCCCTGATCCCAAGGCCTTTGACACCAGCTTTCTCATCAAGGCAGACCAGTTCCCCTCCTGGCATGAAAAGCTGGTAGATGGCATTGGCACGGGCGGTATCTTCAAAGCGCTGTTCAATGTGCGCAGCCCAGACACCATCAAGGAATGGGGCGAAAAGCTCAAGCGCCAGCACCGCCCTGCGGACTTGCTGGCGCTGCCAGACTTCATGCAGCCCAAGCCGCATTTGGCGCAGGTGGCGCAGATACCCAAGCCCGCGGCGCCGGCGCCAATTGCCGCCCCTGCAGCAGCTGCGCCCGTTGATGCCGATGCCTCATTGGCCAAAAAGCTAATCTGCGCCCATTGCCGTGCGAAGATCAGCTTCCCCGAAGGCAAATTCTGCTGGGCCAAAGCCGAGCGCTTCGGCGGATTGCAGTATTGCAGGGAGCATCAGGGCTTGTTTGCATGA